One Methylosarcina fibrata AML-C10 DNA segment encodes these proteins:
- a CDS encoding YfiR family protein has product MKKNVLISVAFMLFFAVLAGVAYRAESADFAREYMVKAAISLNLARFTEWPEGALGADNLNINLCVFGNKNMQQAFAQMEKKPLGKRSLHVIQMHDPVHLDQCNMIYVSELEETALIQVLSLIEGQPALTIGERDDFLERGGLVNLALEDGKIHIQVNLEAVTRSGIKISSRVLALTSIINVKNTGNDEE; this is encoded by the coding sequence ATGAAGAAGAATGTATTGATAAGCGTCGCATTCATGTTGTTTTTTGCTGTTCTTGCGGGTGTCGCTTATCGTGCCGAATCTGCCGATTTTGCCAGAGAATATATGGTCAAGGCGGCCATATCGTTAAATTTGGCCCGATTTACCGAATGGCCCGAGGGGGCCTTAGGGGCAGACAATCTTAACATTAATCTTTGCGTATTCGGCAATAAGAATATGCAGCAGGCCTTCGCGCAAATGGAAAAAAAACCATTAGGTAAGCGGTCTCTTCATGTTATTCAAATGCACGACCCGGTCCACCTGGATCAATGCAACATGATCTATGTGAGCGAATTGGAGGAAACCGCCCTGATTCAAGTGCTTTCCCTTATAGAGGGGCAGCCCGCGCTCACTATCGGAGAACGGGATGATTTTTTAGAGCGGGGAGGCTTGGTCAATCTAGCATTGGAAGACGGAAAGATACATATTCAGGTCAATCTGGAAGCAGTGACAAGGTCAGGCATTAAAATCAGTTCCCGAGTTTTAGCATTGACATCCATTATTAATGTGAAAAATACAGGTAATGATGAGGAATGA
- a CDS encoding PA3496 family putative envelope integrity protein, which yields MTKEASPSVPNNPSVEPEVDKAKHESDIDIEDFDLNLIDEYTAFPAENEEAVKKMAARRKIEMYWEKKRLKEQLGDFEDFDFDF from the coding sequence ATGACTAAAGAAGCATCTCCATCCGTACCGAATAATCCTTCTGTTGAACCCGAAGTTGACAAAGCCAAGCACGAAAGCGACATCGACATCGAAGATTTCGATTTGAATCTGATCGATGAGTACACCGCTTTTCCTGCCGAGAACGAGGAAGCGGTAAAAAAAATGGCGGCTCGCCGGAAAATAGAAATGTATTGGGAGAAGAAACGCTTAAAAGAGCAGCTTGGGGACTTTGAAGATTTTGATTTCGATTTTTGA
- the glcF gene encoding glycolate oxidase subunit GlcF, producing the protein MQTRLTDLIGESRQKDEVEAILRSCVHCGFCNAVCPTYQLTGDERDGPRGRIYLMKQALEGRPATRLTQRHLDRCLTCLSCETACPSGVRYGQLLEAGRAVVDREAGRSFHDALRRRLIVRMFSYRRRFEALLNLARKTRLLLPESLRSKIPPKPAVAAWPEPRHGRKMLILPGCVQQPLAPAIDVAAARVLDQLGVTLTPVSAGGCCGALACHLSEPGLALAFARQNIDACRPYLEQGAEAIVMTASACGVMAKDYGRLLRHDPVYAEEAARFSAAVKDVGEVLASEDLSKLKKTRKKIAFHSPCTLQHGQKLIGVVEGLLEQVGYQLTVVADPHLCCGSAGAYSLLQPEISKQLLTNKLKTLEAGRPDLIATANIGCLSYLQSVRPGKIVHWVELLS; encoded by the coding sequence ATGCAAACCAGACTGACCGACTTGATCGGTGAATCACGGCAGAAAGACGAAGTGGAAGCCATCTTGCGCTCCTGCGTGCACTGCGGTTTTTGTAATGCGGTCTGCCCGACTTATCAACTGACGGGCGATGAGCGCGATGGCCCGCGCGGCAGAATCTATCTGATGAAACAGGCGCTGGAAGGCCGGCCCGCTACCCGGTTGACTCAGCGGCATCTCGACCGCTGCCTGACCTGTTTGTCCTGCGAAACGGCATGTCCTTCCGGAGTCCGGTATGGACAATTGCTTGAGGCCGGACGGGCGGTGGTGGACAGGGAAGCCGGGCGTTCCTTCCATGATGCGCTCAGGCGGCGCCTGATCGTTCGAATGTTTTCCTACCGGCGCCGTTTTGAGGCGTTGCTGAATCTGGCAAGAAAGACAAGGCTTCTTTTACCCGAGTCCCTGCGGAGCAAAATTCCGCCGAAACCAGCCGTGGCGGCTTGGCCCGAGCCTCGGCATGGCCGAAAAATGCTGATTCTTCCGGGCTGTGTGCAGCAGCCTCTGGCTCCGGCCATTGATGTGGCTGCCGCGAGGGTTCTGGATCAATTGGGCGTGACATTGACACCGGTGTCTGCGGGAGGATGCTGCGGCGCATTAGCCTGTCACTTGTCCGAGCCCGGTCTGGCTCTGGCTTTCGCGCGTCAAAATATCGATGCCTGCCGGCCTTATCTGGAGCAGGGCGCCGAAGCCATCGTCATGACCGCGTCCGCCTGCGGCGTTATGGCCAAAGATTATGGCCGGTTATTGCGGCACGATCCGGTTTATGCCGAGGAAGCCGCCCGGTTCTCGGCGGCGGTCAAAGACGTCGGCGAAGTGTTGGCTTCGGAAGATTTGAGCAAATTAAAAAAAACGCGAAAGAAGATCGCGTTTCATTCCCCTTGCACTCTCCAGCACGGGCAAAAACTGATCGGCGTGGTGGAGGGCTTGCTGGAACAGGTCGGTTATCAGCTCACCGTGGTGGCCGATCCGCACCTTTGCTGCGGATCGGCCGGAGCGTATTCCTTATTACAGCCGGAGATATCGAAGCAATTGCTGACTAATAAACTGAAGACGCTGGAGGCGGGACGGCCCGACCTGATTGCGACGGCCAATATCGGCTGTTTAAGTTACTTGCAATCGGTCCGCCCAGGAAAAATAGTGCACTGGGTTGAATTATTGAGTTAG
- the glcE gene encoding glycolate oxidase subunit GlcE → MTNPIANDRTDRLRQAVADALAEKTPLTITGGGSKVFYGRETTGKVLSVEQHRGIVNYYPSELVVTARAGTLLSDLQSELAQAGQMLAFEPPSFNAGATLGGTVACGFSGPRRPFTGSVRDFVLGCRIINGKAEVLSFGGEVIKNVAGYDVSRLMAGALGTLGVLLEISLKVLPLPEAELTCCFELDAEKAFDRMTKLANKALSISGLSYDGGRLYVRFSGAEKAVRAAAAQTGGDAVTAEPDYWRQLNEQRHEFFQTGQNLWRLCLPSATPPLALEGHWYYDWGGGLRWLKSEEPAARIFALAAQAQGHAVLFKGQDRTGDVFQPLTGKLQEINAHLKKAFDPAGLFNPGRMYREW, encoded by the coding sequence ATGACCAACCCAATTGCAAACGATCGAACGGACAGGCTGCGGCAAGCCGTGGCCGATGCCCTGGCTGAAAAGACGCCGTTGACGATAACCGGCGGTGGGAGCAAGGTTTTTTACGGGCGGGAAACGACCGGAAAGGTCCTGAGCGTCGAACAGCATCGAGGCATTGTCAATTATTATCCGTCGGAACTGGTCGTCACCGCGCGCGCCGGCACGTTATTGTCCGATTTGCAAAGCGAATTGGCACAAGCGGGGCAGATGCTTGCGTTTGAGCCGCCTTCCTTCAACGCCGGGGCGACCCTGGGCGGAACCGTAGCCTGCGGTTTTTCCGGACCGCGAAGGCCCTTTACCGGCTCGGTGCGGGATTTCGTCCTGGGCTGCAGGATCATCAACGGCAAAGCCGAAGTGCTCTCGTTCGGCGGGGAAGTGATCAAAAACGTGGCCGGTTACGATGTTTCCAGATTAATGGCCGGGGCGCTGGGTACCTTGGGCGTATTGCTGGAGATTTCGTTAAAGGTATTGCCCTTGCCGGAGGCGGAATTGACCTGTTGCTTCGAGCTCGATGCCGAAAAAGCTTTCGACAGAATGACGAAGTTGGCGAACAAAGCATTGTCGATTTCCGGGTTGAGTTACGACGGAGGCAGGCTCTACGTCAGGTTTTCTGGCGCCGAAAAGGCGGTCAGGGCGGCAGCGGCTCAAACCGGAGGCGATGCGGTGACCGCCGAACCGGACTATTGGCGGCAGTTGAACGAGCAGCGGCATGAATTTTTTCAAACCGGTCAAAACCTTTGGAGGCTGTGCCTCCCCTCGGCAACGCCTCCGCTGGCTCTTGAGGGCCACTGGTATTACGACTGGGGCGGCGGATTAAGATGGTTGAAATCCGAAGAGCCGGCGGCGCGAATCTTTGCTCTTGCGGCCCAAGCTCAGGGTCATGCCGTACTTTTCAAAGGTCAGGATCGAACAGGCGATGTTTTTCAGCCTCTGACAGGCAAGTTGCAAGAGATTAACGCTCATCTCAAGAAGGCGTTCGATCCCGCCGGCCTGTTCAATCCCGGAAGAATGTACAGGGAGTGGTAA
- a CDS encoding ornithine cyclodeaminase — MKLLTVTDIRELVHIIGLEKFFDRIVLALEEDFGRWHEFNLSPRHATHYPHGVIELMPCSDNSLYAFKYVNGHPGNTLKDKLSVIAVGQLSEVEAGYPLMICDMTLLTAFRTAATGVLAARYLARHDAASLAIIGTGAQAEFQAIGFSRFFGLNSIRFYDCDSRAMAKFSANLKRQRWALMPCRSIIEAVSRADIVITATAAKKRQSLFEIGDIAAGTHIHAMGGDCPGKTEFSENLLRQVKLVVEYMPQSLQEGEAQQVGPGQVHAELWELIAGKKAGRENAEEITLFDSVGFALEDYSILRVVYELASVYRLGTELSMLPEPEDPKNLFGLLDF, encoded by the coding sequence ATGAAATTGCTTACCGTGACCGATATCCGTGAGCTGGTACATATTATTGGCCTGGAAAAATTTTTCGATCGCATCGTCCTGGCTCTGGAAGAGGATTTCGGTCGATGGCACGAATTTAATCTATCGCCGCGCCATGCGACTCACTATCCTCACGGCGTTATCGAATTGATGCCCTGTTCCGATAATAGCCTGTATGCCTTCAAATACGTCAACGGCCATCCGGGCAATACTCTGAAAGACAAGCTCAGCGTGATCGCTGTCGGTCAATTAAGCGAGGTCGAGGCCGGCTATCCTTTGATGATCTGCGATATGACTTTGTTAACCGCATTCAGAACGGCGGCAACGGGAGTATTAGCTGCCCGCTATCTTGCCCGCCATGACGCGGCTTCGTTGGCGATCATCGGTACCGGAGCGCAGGCGGAATTCCAGGCGATAGGTTTTTCCCGCTTTTTCGGGCTGAACAGCATCCGGTTTTACGATTGCGATAGCCGCGCCATGGCAAAATTTTCCGCCAATCTGAAACGGCAAAGATGGGCTTTGATGCCCTGCCGAAGCATTATCGAGGCCGTCTCTCGTGCGGACATCGTCATCACCGCCACCGCCGCCAAGAAGCGGCAATCCTTGTTTGAGATCGGCGACATCGCTGCGGGTACTCACATCCATGCCATGGGCGGAGACTGTCCGGGCAAGACCGAATTTTCCGAAAACTTGCTGCGGCAGGTCAAACTGGTGGTCGAATACATGCCGCAAAGCCTGCAGGAAGGCGAAGCGCAACAGGTCGGCCCCGGCCAGGTCCATGCGGAATTATGGGAGCTGATAGCCGGGAAAAAAGCCGGGCGAGAGAATGCTGAGGAGATTACTTTATTTGACTCGGTCGGCTTTGCCCTGGAAGATTATTCGATTCTTCGGGTCGTTTACGAACTGGCGAGTGTTTACCGGCTGGGCACGGAACTGTCTATGCTCCCCGAACCCGAAGATCCGAAAAATCTGTTCGGTTTGCTGGATTTCTAG
- a CDS encoding lytic transglycosylase domain-containing protein, whose amino-acid sequence MRITLILLAFFISKGVLADIYRYTDGNGQTHYTNVKPLQSGYKRVLESALPHYYSSRYYRTGTFSGKPSIMSRLRNKSKFADLINQAAYKHRVDPRLVHAVIQTESAYNAHAVSSAGAVGLMQLMPDTAKRYGVTNLTDPDQNIEGGTRYLKDLIEMFTPNLELAVAAYNAGENAVIKYNYSIPPYPETQNYVKQVLSLYDKMSL is encoded by the coding sequence ATGAGAATAACATTAATTTTATTGGCCTTTTTCATCTCGAAAGGGGTTCTGGCCGATATCTATCGTTATACCGATGGCAATGGCCAGACCCATTATACTAATGTTAAGCCTCTTCAGAGCGGCTATAAGCGTGTCCTGGAGTCGGCGCTGCCGCATTATTATTCGTCGCGTTATTACCGCACCGGAACTTTTTCGGGCAAACCTTCCATAATGTCCCGGCTGCGCAATAAAAGCAAGTTTGCCGACCTGATCAATCAGGCGGCGTACAAACACCGGGTTGACCCGCGGTTGGTGCATGCGGTGATTCAAACCGAATCCGCCTACAATGCCCATGCCGTTTCCTCGGCGGGCGCCGTGGGCCTGATGCAGCTTATGCCGGACACCGCGAAACGTTACGGAGTGACCAATCTGACCGATCCCGATCAAAATATCGAGGGCGGCACCCGTTATCTGAAAGACTTGATCGAAATGTTCACGCCGAACCTGGAGCTGGCCGTGGCCGCCTACAATGCCGGCGAAAATGCGGTGATCAAATACAACTACAGCATACCGCCTTATCCTGAGACACAGAATTATGTCAAACAGGTGCTGTCGTTGTATGACAAAATGTCCTTGTAA
- the purT gene encoding formate-dependent phosphoribosylglycinamide formyltransferase: protein MKIGTALSNGSTKALLLGSGELGKELVISLQRYGIEVIAVDRYADAPAQQVAHRSHVIDMTDGEAVKKLIALEQPDFIIPEIEAIATEALTEIENEGGCTVVPNARAIQLTMNREGIRTLVAEKLKLPTSAYAFAGSFEELELAVGKNIGYPCFVKPTMSSSGKGQSRVKSPEQLKAAWDYARSSGRVDTGKVIIEASIDFDFEITLLTVRALNEQGAVRTYFCEPIGHVQEQGDYRESWQPQAMSPAAIESAREIAEKVTDEIGGLGVFGVELFVKGEKVWFSEVSPRPHDTGMVTMVTQKQNEFELHARAILGLPVDTSLIREGASAVILGKFNGRDLVYEGLADALAVPDSEVRIFAKPESFVNRRMGVALANAKSIEEARKRAVKAASLVVINPAG, encoded by the coding sequence ATGAAAATAGGCACGGCATTATCCAATGGTTCCACCAAGGCTCTGTTGCTCGGCAGCGGCGAACTCGGCAAGGAACTGGTCATTTCGCTGCAACGCTACGGCATTGAAGTGATCGCCGTCGACCGCTATGCCGATGCCCCGGCTCAGCAGGTTGCTCATCGCAGCCACGTGATCGACATGACCGACGGCGAAGCGGTAAAAAAACTGATTGCCCTGGAGCAGCCCGACTTCATCATTCCCGAAATTGAAGCGATCGCGACGGAGGCCCTGACCGAGATAGAAAACGAGGGCGGTTGCACCGTCGTTCCGAACGCCAGAGCGATCCAATTGACCATGAACAGGGAAGGCATCCGGACGCTGGTGGCGGAAAAACTGAAACTTCCGACGTCGGCTTATGCTTTTGCCGGGAGCTTTGAAGAATTAGAGCTGGCGGTCGGAAAAAATATCGGCTATCCTTGCTTTGTTAAGCCGACGATGTCGTCTTCCGGCAAAGGTCAGTCGCGGGTAAAAAGTCCTGAACAGCTTAAAGCCGCGTGGGATTACGCCAGATCCAGCGGACGCGTCGATACCGGCAAGGTGATCATTGAGGCCAGCATCGATTTCGATTTCGAAATTACCTTGCTGACGGTGCGGGCGCTGAACGAACAAGGCGCCGTCCGGACCTATTTTTGCGAGCCTATCGGGCACGTTCAGGAGCAGGGCGATTACCGGGAAAGCTGGCAACCCCAAGCGATGAGCCCGGCCGCGATTGAATCGGCGCGGGAAATCGCCGAAAAAGTCACCGACGAAATCGGCGGATTGGGTGTATTTGGCGTAGAATTGTTCGTAAAGGGAGAAAAAGTGTGGTTTAGTGAAGTAAGTCCCAGACCACACGATACAGGTATGGTTACAATGGTAACTCAGAAACAAAATGAATTCGAGCTGCACGCCAGGGCCATTTTGGGGTTGCCGGTAGATACCTCTCTGATCAGAGAGGGTGCGAGTGCAGTTATTCTCGGAAAATTCAACGGCCGCGATCTTGTTTACGAAGGTCTGGCCGACGCATTGGCCGTACCGGACAGTGAAGTCCGAATATTCGCCAAGCCTGAGTCGTTTGTCAACAGGCGCATGGGAGTGGCTTTAGCAAATGCCAAGAGTATTGAAGAAGCTAGAAAAAGAGCTGTTAAAGCTGCAAGTTTAGTAGTGATCAATCCTGCTGGATAG
- a CDS encoding MutS-related protein → MKETLLQSWTEAWPAVKSSQPLGTGEGVVDESAFNTIELDKVFETVNSAQTTVGQAFLYRSLTQPSNDLDHLKAKQAAAEEIRNNPELRESIERLLKHAAAGENHFYMLLYGLFIGSLGTARGEHEIEGYGYAQYRRGVRFMLELVEGVQRAVPPESRYLSDVFGRIASFAKTREYSLMKGPVYVTEGVIQSREEKKGLFPFSVIFKPRLFKPLIFILLAVILALLPMAMNITTPAQIIFFAPLLLVYFPIVGGYDRDNCIIPLRNLFKNSEAVGEALDALGEIDELLSFVTFAEDFGSDMVLPELVDAPHHRIKLVDAKNPVLGKANPNYVGNDFVLEDDKLVLVTGPNSGGKTAFCKTITQIQVLAQIGCFVPAKSASLTVADRIFYQAPEISHLVDGEGRFGTELKRTKDIFLATTAKSLVVLDELSEGTTFEEKMESSATVLNGFYRKGNSTVLITHNHQLVDHFVAEGIGIPKQVEFAHEAPTYRLIPGISRVSHADRVAKKIGFSKEDIDNYLSGSK, encoded by the coding sequence ATGAAAGAAACCCTATTACAAAGTTGGACAGAGGCCTGGCCCGCCGTGAAGTCCAGTCAGCCTTTAGGCACCGGCGAAGGCGTCGTCGATGAAAGCGCTTTCAATACGATCGAGCTGGACAAGGTTTTCGAAACCGTTAACTCCGCACAGACCACCGTCGGCCAGGCGTTTCTTTATCGCTCCTTGACGCAGCCCTCGAATGATCTCGATCATCTCAAGGCAAAGCAGGCGGCGGCCGAGGAAATCAGAAACAATCCGGAGCTCCGGGAAAGCATCGAACGCCTCCTGAAACACGCCGCCGCCGGGGAAAACCATTTTTATATGCTGTTGTACGGGCTCTTCATCGGTTCCCTGGGGACGGCCAGGGGCGAGCATGAAATCGAGGGCTACGGCTATGCTCAATACCGAAGAGGCGTCCGTTTCATGCTGGAGCTGGTGGAAGGAGTGCAGCGCGCCGTGCCGCCCGAAAGCCGGTATTTGAGCGACGTATTCGGCCGGATCGCCTCGTTTGCGAAGACCCGGGAATATTCGCTGATGAAGGGGCCGGTTTATGTCACCGAAGGCGTCATCCAAAGCAGGGAGGAGAAGAAAGGCCTCTTTCCTTTTTCAGTGATTTTCAAGCCCCGGCTATTCAAGCCGCTCATTTTTATTCTGCTGGCGGTCATTCTGGCTTTGTTGCCGATGGCCATGAACATCACGACGCCGGCTCAAATCATTTTCTTCGCGCCGTTGTTGCTGGTGTATTTTCCGATCGTCGGCGGCTACGACCGGGACAACTGCATTATTCCGTTAAGAAATCTGTTCAAAAATTCCGAAGCGGTGGGCGAAGCGCTGGACGCCCTCGGTGAAATCGATGAGTTGCTGTCTTTTGTGACGTTTGCCGAGGATTTTGGCAGCGACATGGTCCTGCCCGAACTGGTGGACGCACCTCATCACCGCATCAAGCTGGTCGACGCCAAGAATCCGGTGCTGGGCAAAGCCAATCCCAATTACGTCGGCAACGACTTCGTGCTCGAAGACGACAAGCTGGTGCTGGTTACCGGACCCAACAGCGGCGGCAAGACGGCTTTCTGCAAGACCATCACCCAGATTCAGGTGCTGGCCCAGATAGGTTGTTTCGTGCCGGCGAAATCCGCCAGTCTGACCGTGGCCGACCGGATTTTTTATCAGGCGCCCGAAATCAGCCATCTGGTCGACGGCGAAGGGCGCTTCGGCACCGAATTAAAACGAACCAAGGACATTTTTCTGGCGACGACGGCGAAAAGCCTCGTGGTTCTGGACGAGTTATCGGAAGGAACGACCTTCGAAGAAAAAATGGAATCGTCCGCTACCGTGCTGAACGGCTTTTACCGTAAAGGCAATAGCACCGTGCTGATTACCCACAATCATCAGTTGGTCGATCATTTCGTCGCCGAGGGCATCGGCATTCCGAAGCAGGTCGAATTTGCCCACGAGGCGCCGACTTATCGATTGATTCCCGGCATTTCGAGGGTCAGTCATGCCGACCGCGTGGCGAAAAAGATCGGTTTTTCCAAAGAAGACATCGACAACTATTTATCCGGTTCAAAATGA